A stretch of the Thiomicrospira pelophila DSM 1534 genome encodes the following:
- the gpmI gene encoding 2,3-bisphosphoglycerate-independent phosphoglycerate mutase, with the protein MSKTAKPQHRPTGLIILDGWGHSEKFEHNAIAQANTPNWDELLAKHPHTLIHTSGLNVGLPHGQMGNSEVGHLNLGAGRVVYQELTRIQKSIEDGSFFENSAFVHAIDNATSRGRAVHIMGLLSDGGVHSHISHIKAALTLAVRRGAKAYLHVFTDGRDTAPESAQGYIKEIETHMKEIGGGRIASITGRYFALDRDNRWERVQKAFDVISAGKSEYTANSAKEAITNAYERGETDEFIQATSVLRKSGKPVKVKDGDAIIFMNYRSDRARQLTRAFIEKDFADFHRDVTPVLSDFVTLTEYNKNFDVSIAYRPTKLINTFGEWVSKKGLTQLRIAETEKYAHVTFFLNGGIEAPNKGEDRILIPSPKVATYDLQPEMSVVEVADKLCEAIQSGKYDTFICNLANPDMVGHSGNMDACKLAVEAVDTALGRILQAINKADGELLVTADHGNIEQLWDDSTNSPLTAHTTNPVPFVYVGHKNCNLREDGSLPDVIPTLLDMMEIEIPAEMTGQPLCIKN; encoded by the coding sequence ATGAGCAAGACAGCAAAACCTCAACATCGACCAACTGGCTTAATCATCCTTGACGGATGGGGCCATAGCGAAAAATTTGAACATAACGCCATCGCTCAGGCCAACACCCCAAACTGGGATGAACTACTTGCCAAACATCCTCATACACTAATCCACACATCTGGGCTTAATGTTGGTCTACCACACGGCCAAATGGGCAACTCCGAAGTGGGACACTTAAACTTAGGCGCTGGGCGCGTGGTTTATCAAGAACTGACTCGCATCCAAAAATCTATTGAGGACGGTTCTTTTTTTGAGAACAGCGCTTTTGTTCACGCTATAGATAACGCCACATCTCGCGGCCGAGCTGTTCATATTATGGGCCTCCTTTCAGACGGCGGTGTTCATTCGCACATCAGCCATATAAAAGCGGCCTTAACACTGGCGGTTAGACGCGGTGCAAAGGCCTACTTACACGTTTTTACAGATGGTCGCGATACCGCACCTGAAAGCGCACAAGGCTATATCAAAGAAATCGAAACCCATATGAAAGAAATTGGCGGCGGACGTATCGCCTCAATCACCGGTCGTTATTTCGCTTTGGATCGAGATAACCGCTGGGAGCGTGTGCAAAAAGCGTTTGATGTTATTAGTGCCGGCAAATCCGAATACACTGCAAACTCAGCCAAAGAAGCTATTACCAACGCTTACGAACGCGGTGAAACGGATGAATTTATCCAAGCCACAAGCGTCCTACGCAAAAGTGGTAAGCCCGTAAAAGTGAAAGATGGTGACGCCATTATCTTTATGAACTATCGTTCGGATCGGGCCCGCCAACTTACACGTGCCTTTATTGAAAAAGATTTCGCGGATTTTCATCGAGACGTGACCCCTGTCCTAAGCGACTTCGTTACCTTAACCGAATACAACAAAAACTTTGATGTAAGCATCGCCTACCGCCCTACGAAGCTGATCAATACCTTTGGCGAATGGGTCTCAAAAAAAGGCCTAACTCAACTTCGCATTGCCGAAACCGAGAAATACGCTCACGTCACCTTCTTTTTAAATGGCGGCATAGAAGCTCCTAACAAAGGAGAAGATCGTATTTTAATCCCGTCTCCCAAAGTGGCTACCTATGACTTACAACCAGAAATGAGTGTAGTAGAAGTGGCCGACAAGCTTTGTGAAGCGATTCAATCCGGCAAATATGACACCTTTATTTGTAACTTAGCTAACCCAGACATGGTAGGACACTCCGGCAATATGGATGCTTGCAAGCTAGCTGTAGAAGCGGTTGACACGGCCCTGGGACGCATTTTACAAGCCATTAATAAAGCCGATGGCGAGCTACTCGTTACCGCTGATCACGGCAATATCGAACAACTCTGGGATGACAGCACCAATAGCCCGCTCACCGCACACACAACCAATCCGGTACCGTTTGTGTACGTCGGGCACAAAAACTGCAACCTGCGTGAAGACGGCAGTCTACCTGATGTCATTCCAACTCTACTGGATATGATGGAAATTGAAATCCCAGCAGAGATGACCGGCCAACCTTTATGTATTAAAAACTAG
- a CDS encoding rhodanese-like domain-containing protein — MFIEFVQQEFLLFIALGIIAIMLLYSYVGDRFLGYKQVSPEEATRLYNQGALVIDVRTDSEYKTGFIGEARHIPVADLKAKAASLSAHKDKNILLYCQTGARSASAANTLVKEGFTQVFNLRGGIMAWKMSGLPLNQPVSRKTRRKSKV, encoded by the coding sequence ATGTTTATTGAATTCGTCCAGCAGGAGTTTTTGCTCTTTATCGCATTGGGCATAATCGCGATTATGTTGTTGTATAGTTATGTCGGTGACCGTTTTTTAGGCTACAAGCAGGTTTCGCCAGAGGAGGCTACTCGCCTATACAATCAGGGCGCGCTTGTAATAGATGTGCGCACCGATTCGGAATATAAAACGGGTTTTATCGGTGAAGCGCGCCATATTCCGGTAGCTGATCTTAAAGCTAAGGCGGCGAGCTTAAGTGCGCATAAAGATAAGAATATATTGCTTTACTGCCAGACTGGCGCGCGCTCAGCATCGGCCGCGAACACTTTAGTTAAAGAAGGTTTTACCCAGGTTTTTAACCTAAGGGGCGGCATTATGGCTTGGAAAATGTCTGGTTTACCGCTTAATCAGCCGGTATCGCGTAAAACACGTCGTAAAAGCAAGGTTTGA
- the grxC gene encoding glutaredoxin 3, giving the protein MSEIIVYANQSCPFCVRARKLLDAKGLDYELIDVTGSPDLWSQMEARSGRNTIPQVFVKGQHVGGFDDLYDADQSGRLDEMLKG; this is encoded by the coding sequence ATGAGTGAAATTATTGTTTATGCTAATCAATCATGTCCTTTTTGTGTTCGTGCACGCAAGTTATTGGATGCCAAGGGTTTGGATTACGAGTTAATTGATGTCACGGGGTCGCCAGATTTATGGTCTCAAATGGAGGCCCGATCGGGTCGTAATACCATCCCGCAGGTGTTTGTCAAAGGCCAGCATGTGGGCGGGTTTGATGATTTATATGACGCTGATCAGTCAGGTCGGTTAGATGAAATGTTAAAAGGATAA
- the secB gene encoding protein-export chaperone SecB: MSETTEKSFIIRKVYTKNVSFEAPNSPQIFTLEFDPKMDVTLNVESFKIEESLYHALIRLTVTVKVEDKTAFLCEVEQAGIFVLTGFDDNELSYMLGSHCPNALFPFAREAVSDLVVRGGFPQLLVDPVNFDALYADHMQQRQVQQSESEAN; the protein is encoded by the coding sequence ATGTCTGAGACAACTGAAAAGAGCTTTATCATCCGTAAGGTTTATACTAAAAATGTGTCGTTTGAGGCACCGAATTCGCCGCAAATTTTTACACTAGAATTTGATCCTAAAATGGATGTGACGCTAAACGTTGAAAGTTTTAAGATTGAAGAGTCGCTTTATCACGCACTTATTCGCTTAACAGTAACGGTAAAGGTTGAAGATAAAACCGCGTTTTTGTGTGAAGTAGAGCAAGCGGGTATTTTTGTTCTAACTGGTTTTGATGATAATGAACTTAGTTATATGCTAGGCAGTCACTGTCCAAATGCCTTATTCCCATTTGCGCGTGAAGCAGTGTCGGATCTTGTCGTGCGCGGAGGTTTTCCTCAGCTACTGGTTGATCCGGTTAATTTTGATGCTTTGTATGCAGATCATATGCAGCAGCGTCAGGTGCAACAGTCTGAATCAGAAGCTAATTAG
- a CDS encoding NAD(P)H-dependent glycerol-3-phosphate dehydrogenase, which translates to MSEIAVLGAGAWGTALAIHLAKAGHRVNLWAHSATHAEQMELQRENTRYLAGFTLPPGLVVTHHLEIALKNSKAVLLVVPSDAFSGVLKQVSSILETAPTYLAWATKGFEPEQHRLLHQVVQDELGIDTPVAVLSGPTFADEVAQGLPTAMVSASPQDEQAQFWADAFHYDRFRVYTQADIAGVEVGGAYKNIMAIATGVSDGLGLGANARAALISRGMAEMMRFGSIYKALPETLMGLAGLGDLVLTCTDDLSRNRRFGLRLAQSGKSALQVQQEIGQVVEGVKAVKVVKYLADKHQLDLPIMQQVYALVMQEITPKQAVSQLLSRTSRSEA; encoded by the coding sequence ATGTCAGAGATTGCCGTATTAGGAGCCGGGGCATGGGGAACAGCACTAGCCATTCATTTGGCGAAAGCGGGTCACAGGGTAAATTTGTGGGCGCATAGTGCCACCCATGCAGAACAAATGGAGTTGCAGCGAGAAAATACGCGTTATTTAGCGGGTTTTACATTGCCACCAGGCCTGGTGGTAACGCATCATTTAGAAATTGCATTAAAAAACTCTAAAGCAGTTTTATTGGTGGTGCCTAGTGATGCATTTTCGGGTGTCTTAAAGCAGGTTTCAAGTATTCTCGAAACGGCGCCGACTTACTTAGCTTGGGCGACAAAAGGTTTTGAGCCAGAACAGCATCGTTTATTGCATCAAGTGGTACAGGATGAGTTGGGGATTGATACACCAGTGGCTGTGCTGTCAGGCCCGACTTTTGCGGATGAAGTCGCGCAAGGTTTACCAACGGCGATGGTGAGTGCATCACCACAAGATGAGCAGGCCCAGTTTTGGGCGGACGCGTTTCATTATGACCGTTTTCGTGTTTATACCCAGGCCGATATCGCCGGAGTTGAAGTCGGAGGTGCCTATAAAAACATCATGGCGATTGCGACAGGTGTTAGTGATGGTTTAGGCTTGGGTGCAAATGCGCGTGCCGCCCTTATTTCTCGAGGCATGGCTGAAATGATGCGTTTTGGTTCTATTTATAAGGCGTTGCCTGAAACCTTAATGGGATTGGCGGGTTTGGGGGATTTGGTTTTAACTTGTACGGATGATTTGTCACGCAACCGTCGCTTTGGTTTACGGTTGGCACAGTCTGGCAAGTCGGCTTTGCAAGTCCAACAAGAAATTGGGCAAGTGGTTGAAGGGGTCAAGGCGGTTAAGGTGGTGAAATACCTGGCCGATAAACATCAGTTAGATTTACCTATCATGCAACAAGTATATGCGCTTGTTATGCAGGAAATCACCCCAAAACAAGCCGTGTCGCAACTATTATCTCGGACGTCTAGATCGGAAGCCTAG
- a CDS encoding tRNA (cytidine(34)-2'-O)-methyltransferase, which yields MLHIILYEPEIPQNTGALIRLSANMGAYLHLIHPFSFDLSEKRVRRAGLDYHELANVYEHSDLDTCLNSHKIKRVFALTTKGTLSHSQPKYQHGDAFLFGPESRGLPSEVLEQITPEQRLRIPMKNGARSLNLANAVSIMAYEAWRQLDYADLSSK from the coding sequence ATGTTACATATTATTTTATACGAGCCTGAAATCCCGCAAAACACCGGAGCCTTAATTCGTTTAAGTGCCAACATGGGTGCTTATTTGCATTTAATTCATCCATTCTCGTTTGACCTCAGCGAAAAACGGGTGCGTCGAGCGGGCTTGGACTACCATGAACTGGCGAATGTTTATGAACATTCGGACCTTGATACCTGCCTTAACAGCCATAAAATTAAACGTGTTTTTGCGTTAACCACCAAGGGTACACTGTCGCATAGCCAGCCTAAATACCAACATGGAGACGCATTTCTATTCGGTCCAGAAAGTCGAGGGTTGCCAAGCGAGGTGTTAGAGCAAATTACCCCCGAACAAAGATTACGAATTCCCATGAAAAATGGCGCGCGCAGTCTTAATTTAGCGAATGCGGTTTCCATTATGGCCTACGAAGCATGGCGACAACTTGACTATGCCGACCTATCCAGCAAATAA
- a CDS encoding dihydroorotate dehydrogenase produces MVDLSVNICGVQCNSPVAMASGNAGYGLEYQAVSGFSNRDVGAVFLKGTTLEPKLGNKPERVWETPNGLLNSIGLQNPGVDYVINHLLTQLDYSQTQFFANVSGSSIEEYAEVCKRFDDTPLAGLEINISCPNVKKGGAAFGNDPDMAARVVEACRQSTTKPLIVKLSPNQTDIAEGARRVVDAGADALSAINTLMGMSVNINTWHPDLGNNQGGLSGAAIKPVALLKVHQVYQVAKQHGIPIIALGGISCAEDAIEFMLAGASMVAVGTALAKDPLLIKKMNKDITRYLTKRGMQSVSDLTGKLELNSDTVLC; encoded by the coding sequence GTGGTTGATTTATCCGTTAATATTTGTGGTGTTCAATGTAATTCACCTGTTGCCATGGCTTCCGGTAATGCCGGTTATGGCCTTGAGTATCAAGCGGTTTCAGGTTTTAGTAACCGTGATGTTGGTGCCGTATTTTTAAAGGGCACCACGCTTGAGCCAAAGCTGGGTAATAAGCCAGAACGTGTATGGGAGACGCCGAACGGGTTGTTAAACTCAATCGGGCTTCAGAATCCCGGGGTGGATTATGTGATAAACCACCTATTGACGCAACTGGATTATTCACAAACCCAGTTTTTTGCGAATGTATCGGGCTCAAGTATTGAGGAGTATGCAGAAGTCTGTAAGCGTTTTGATGACACGCCCTTAGCGGGTTTAGAGATAAATATATCGTGCCCTAATGTTAAAAAAGGCGGGGCGGCTTTTGGCAACGATCCTGATATGGCGGCGAGAGTGGTTGAGGCTTGTCGACAAAGTACGACAAAGCCTTTAATTGTAAAGCTATCCCCTAATCAAACGGATATTGCAGAAGGCGCTCGACGCGTGGTTGATGCCGGAGCAGACGCGTTATCGGCCATTAATACTTTGATGGGTATGTCAGTCAATATTAACACTTGGCACCCAGACCTAGGGAATAACCAGGGTGGCTTGTCGGGAGCGGCGATTAAGCCTGTTGCGTTATTAAAAGTGCACCAAGTGTATCAAGTAGCCAAGCAACACGGCATTCCTATAATTGCACTAGGCGGAATAAGTTGTGCTGAAGATGCCATTGAATTTATGTTAGCAGGAGCTTCGATGGTCGCTGTGGGAACGGCGCTTGCAAAAGATCCACTTTTGATTAAGAAGATGAATAAAGATATTACTCGTTATTTAACCAAGCGTGGCATGCAGTCAGTTAGTGACTTGACAGGTAAGCTTGAGTTAAATAGCGATACCGTTTTGTGTTGA
- the tyrS gene encoding tyrosine--tRNA ligase translates to MLSIDEQLAVIKRGAEEILVESELIEKLKLGRPLIVKAGFDPTAPDLHLGHTVLINKLKQFQDMGHEIHFLIGDFTAMIGDPTGKSATRPPLSAEAIAQNAQTYQDQVFKILDPSKTKVVFNSAWFNNVSAADMIKLAATSTVARMLERNDFEDRYRSGTPIAIHEFLYPLVQGYDSVVMEADIELGGTDQKFNLLMGRQLQHHYGKKPQVTLTMPILEGLDGVQKMSKSLNNYIGIQDQPNDMFGKIMSVSDDLMWRYFELLSFESLEVIAQHKQAVEQGENPRNIKVKLAMELVARFHSTESAQSALNDFETRFSKNAIPDDMPEFVFNTEMPLANLLKEAGLVPTTSEAHRMIKQGAVKLNGERLDDGRQVFSNITKQVFQVGKRKFARITVAN, encoded by the coding sequence ATGTTATCAATTGATGAACAGTTGGCCGTGATCAAGCGCGGAGCAGAGGAAATTCTAGTTGAGTCAGAGCTAATCGAAAAGTTAAAGCTCGGACGTCCTTTAATTGTGAAAGCCGGCTTTGATCCAACCGCGCCAGACTTGCACTTAGGTCATACGGTGCTTATTAATAAGTTGAAGCAATTTCAGGACATGGGTCATGAAATTCACTTTTTGATCGGGGACTTTACCGCCATGATCGGAGACCCGACTGGAAAGAGTGCGACTCGACCACCACTGTCAGCTGAAGCGATTGCGCAAAATGCGCAAACTTATCAAGATCAGGTGTTTAAGATTCTTGATCCGTCTAAAACCAAGGTGGTCTTTAATTCAGCTTGGTTTAATAATGTTAGTGCCGCAGATATGATTAAGTTGGCGGCGACGTCGACCGTGGCTCGAATGCTTGAGCGTAATGACTTTGAGGATCGTTACCGATCTGGAACACCTATTGCCATTCATGAGTTTCTATATCCATTAGTGCAGGGTTATGACTCTGTGGTGATGGAAGCGGATATTGAGCTGGGCGGTACTGATCAAAAGTTCAATCTTTTAATGGGGCGTCAATTGCAACACCATTATGGTAAGAAGCCACAGGTGACACTTACTATGCCGATACTTGAAGGTTTGGATGGTGTGCAAAAAATGTCTAAATCACTGAATAACTATATAGGCATTCAGGATCAGCCAAATGACATGTTCGGAAAGATTATGTCTGTATCAGATGATTTGATGTGGCGCTATTTTGAACTTTTAAGCTTTGAAAGTCTTGAAGTTATCGCTCAACATAAGCAGGCTGTTGAGCAGGGTGAGAACCCGCGTAATATTAAGGTTAAGTTAGCCATGGAGTTGGTGGCGCGTTTTCACTCAACCGAATCCGCGCAGTCTGCATTAAATGATTTTGAAACACGGTTTTCTAAAAACGCCATCCCGGATGATATGCCGGAGTTCGTATTTAATACCGAGATGCCGCTCGCTAATTTGTTAAAAGAAGCAGGCCTGGTACCAACCACTTCAGAAGCGCATCGCATGATTAAGCAGGGTGCGGTTAAATTAAACGGCGAGCGATTAGATGATGGACGCCAAGTGTTCTCAAATATTACAAAGCAAGTTTTTCAAGTCGGTAAGCGTAAATTTGCACGTATAACGGTTGCGAACTAG
- a CDS encoding biotin--[acetyl-CoA-carboxylase] ligase, with amino-acid sequence MDLYKAGFTSLHVDYFDSISSTSQFLKQKAKSQLEPSLCVADIQTQGYGQRSSNWESDQESITFSLLLPVIYPIDQLYGFSQLLALSVKGSLELYSDQDYKVKWPNDIYMGESKVAGVLVEVVSQTDNLCWLVIGVGVNTGDFNQQFEEYSAKGVPLNKKFNKSSLTTQLAQDLIVAVNNFHPAAWISKKDVWSDSDFFSLYETVCLRHALFDIGYYLGVSDSGSLRIQDVKDDTSKGTIEITAGQVSVRKIKDKL; translated from the coding sequence ATGGATCTATATAAGGCAGGATTTACTAGTTTGCACGTTGATTATTTCGATTCAATTTCATCAACGAGTCAATTTTTAAAACAGAAGGCCAAAAGCCAATTAGAGCCAAGTCTTTGTGTTGCTGATATTCAGACGCAAGGATATGGGCAACGTTCGTCTAACTGGGAGTCGGATCAAGAATCTATTACTTTTTCATTGTTATTGCCCGTCATTTATCCAATTGACCAGTTGTATGGTTTTAGCCAGTTATTGGCACTGAGTGTAAAAGGTTCTTTAGAGTTATACTCCGATCAAGATTATAAAGTGAAATGGCCTAATGATATATATATGGGCGAATCAAAGGTCGCAGGTGTATTAGTTGAAGTCGTGAGCCAAACTGATAATTTGTGTTGGTTAGTCATTGGAGTGGGAGTGAATACGGGTGATTTTAATCAACAATTTGAAGAATATTCTGCAAAAGGAGTTCCTTTAAATAAAAAATTCAATAAGTCTTCTTTAACTACCCAACTAGCCCAAGATTTGATCGTTGCAGTCAACAACTTTCATCCCGCAGCATGGATTTCAAAAAAAGATGTTTGGTCTGACTCTGATTTTTTTAGTCTATACGAAACAGTTTGCTTGAGACATGCGTTATTTGATATAGGATATTACTTAGGCGTTTCCGATTCAGGCAGTCTACGGATTCAGGATGTAAAAGATGATACAAGCAAAGGTACAATTGAAATAACAGCTGGGCAGGTTTCTGTCCGAAAAATCAAGGATAAGTTGTGA
- a CDS encoding type III pantothenate kinase, with amino-acid sequence MNWLIDFGNTNVKWAYVLGDDYLYGGSLEYANSVPKELLKTIYKNSPVDLQPKNILIASVGKPSFVLDFCELLIDSHTSNVRIVESSMMLLGIKNSYANPVQLGIDRLLAMGAAYYQVKHSACIVVDIGTAVTLDCVDQTGNHLGGLIVPGKDLMLKSLKSESAKLDISRAFNLELSDLPLLGKNTQDGVHLGIHFMIVNFIQQQVEKVHNTLLAEQKTSLFLTGGGSKVFRQTLGEDWIYEPGLVLKGLYLLLMTEINQ; translated from the coding sequence GTGAATTGGTTAATAGACTTTGGTAACACAAACGTTAAGTGGGCTTACGTCCTTGGGGATGACTATCTCTATGGGGGAAGTTTGGAATACGCTAATTCAGTACCTAAAGAATTACTCAAAACCATATACAAAAATTCACCTGTAGATCTTCAACCAAAAAATATCTTGATCGCGAGTGTTGGTAAGCCAAGTTTTGTGTTGGATTTTTGTGAACTATTAATTGATAGCCATACATCAAATGTCAGAATAGTTGAATCATCCATGATGTTACTTGGTATAAAAAATAGTTACGCAAACCCAGTTCAATTAGGCATTGATCGCTTATTAGCAATGGGGGCCGCTTATTATCAAGTTAAGCATTCTGCCTGTATTGTAGTGGATATAGGTACGGCTGTAACATTAGATTGCGTAGATCAAACGGGAAATCATTTAGGTGGTTTGATTGTGCCGGGTAAAGACCTAATGTTAAAGAGTCTAAAGAGTGAATCTGCTAAATTAGATATCAGCAGAGCATTTAATTTAGAGCTTTCAGATTTACCATTATTGGGAAAGAACACACAGGATGGAGTTCATTTAGGCATTCATTTCATGATTGTTAACTTTATTCAACAACAGGTTGAAAAAGTACACAATACTTTGTTGGCTGAGCAAAAAACATCACTTTTCTTGACTGGCGGTGGGTCTAAGGTTTTTAGGCAAACTCTAGGTGAGGATTGGATCTATGAACCAGGCCTGGTTTTGAAAGGGTTGTATTTACTTTTGATGACTGAAATTAATCAATAA
- the fabA gene encoding 3-hydroxyacyl-[acyl-carrier-protein] dehydratase FabA, whose protein sequence is MEQQSSFTKEEILACGRGELFGPGNAQLPKPPMLMFDRITHISEEGGTFGKGQIRAELDVNPDLWFFECHFNEDPVMPGCLGLDAMWQLIGFYLGWTGGPGRGRALGSGEVKFYGQVLPTAKKVEYVINMKRVIKRKLYMGIGDAHLFVDGREIYSANDLKVGLFTNTDAF, encoded by the coding sequence ATGGAACAACAATCGAGTTTTACTAAAGAAGAAATTTTAGCTTGTGGCCGTGGAGAACTTTTCGGGCCAGGCAACGCGCAGCTACCAAAGCCTCCGATGTTAATGTTTGATCGCATCACACACATCTCTGAAGAAGGTGGCACTTTTGGTAAAGGTCAAATTCGCGCAGAACTCGATGTGAATCCAGATTTATGGTTTTTTGAATGTCATTTCAATGAAGACCCCGTTATGCCAGGTTGCCTTGGTTTAGATGCTATGTGGCAGTTAATTGGGTTTTATCTAGGTTGGACTGGTGGTCCAGGTCGTGGACGTGCTTTAGGATCAGGTGAAGTTAAATTTTATGGTCAAGTGTTACCAACAGCCAAAAAAGTTGAGTATGTCATTAATATGAAGCGCGTGATTAAGCGTAAACTTTATATGGGTATTGGTGATGCGCACTTATTTGTTGATGGTCGTGAAATTTACAGCGCCAATGATCTCAAAGTCGGATTATTCACTAACACGGATGCGTTTTAA
- the fabB gene encoding beta-ketoacyl-ACP synthase I yields the protein MRRVVITGLGIVSSIGNNKQEVMESLRAGKSGIVSAPEYTENGLRSQVHGAVKNLDFEALIPRKQLRFMGDAAAYSYIAMEQAIADSGLAPEMISNERTGIIAGSGGGSNSNSTQAVEIAREKGVKRVGPYMVTRTMGSTVSACLATPFQIKGVNFSISSACSTSAHCVGTAVEQIQLGKQDVVFAGGGEELHWTMSVLFDAMGALSTKYNDTPEKASRTYDANRDGFVIAGGGGMVVVEELEHALARGAKIYAEITGYGANSDGYDMVAPSGEGAVRCMKQALSTVKGPVDYINPHGTSTPVGDTKEMAAVREVFGDNIPKISSTKAMSGHSLGAAGVHELIYSLIMMENDFIAPSINIENLDPECEGMPIVTKTIENAGLNRIMSNSFGFGGTNASLVVERYNT from the coding sequence ATGAGACGAGTAGTCATTACAGGTTTAGGCATTGTTTCTAGTATTGGTAATAACAAACAAGAAGTAATGGAATCTTTACGAGCTGGTAAGTCAGGAATTGTTAGCGCACCAGAATATACTGAGAATGGCTTGCGTTCTCAGGTACATGGTGCGGTTAAAAACCTTGATTTCGAAGCTTTAATTCCACGTAAGCAGCTACGCTTTATGGGCGATGCAGCGGCTTATAGTTATATTGCGATGGAGCAAGCAATTGCCGACTCTGGTTTAGCTCCAGAGATGATCTCTAATGAGCGTACAGGTATTATCGCTGGATCTGGCGGTGGTTCAAACTCAAACTCGACTCAAGCAGTTGAAATTGCTAGAGAAAAAGGGGTTAAGCGTGTTGGGCCTTATATGGTAACGCGTACTATGGGTAGTACTGTTTCAGCTTGTTTGGCGACACCATTCCAAATCAAAGGGGTTAACTTTTCGATTAGTTCGGCTTGTTCAACTAGTGCGCATTGTGTGGGTACTGCGGTTGAACAGATTCAGCTTGGAAAACAGGATGTTGTGTTTGCTGGTGGCGGTGAAGAATTACACTGGACCATGTCGGTATTATTTGATGCTATGGGCGCGTTGTCGACGAAATATAATGATACGCCTGAGAAAGCATCGCGCACTTATGATGCAAACCGTGATGGTTTTGTTATTGCTGGTGGCGGGGGCATGGTTGTGGTTGAAGAGCTTGAACATGCATTAGCTCGCGGTGCAAAAATCTATGCTGAGATTACTGGTTATGGTGCGAACTCAGATGGATATGACATGGTTGCCCCTTCTGGAGAAGGCGCGGTTCGTTGTATGAAGCAAGCATTGAGTACGGTCAAAGGTCCTGTGGATTATATTAATCCGCATGGCACTAGTACCCCTGTTGGGGATACCAAGGAAATGGCGGCGGTACGTGAGGTGTTTGGCGATAATATTCCAAAAATAAGCTCAACCAAAGCCATGTCTGGTCATTCGTTAGGGGCTGCGGGGGTTCACGAGTTAATTTATAGTTTGATTATGATGGAAAATGACTTTATTGCGCCATCTATTAATATCGAGAACTTAGACCCAGAGTGCGAAGGCATGCCAATTGTTACTAAAACTATTGAGAATGCGGGTCTTAACCGGATCATGAGCAATAGCTTTGGTTTTGGTGGTACAAATGCTTCATTAGTGGTTGAACGTTACAACACTTAA